The Leadbetterella byssophila DSM 17132 DNA window CCTGGCAGAAGAATTTATGAAGGATTATAATACCCAAAGACCGCATGAATCGCTAGGAGGATTCACCCTGGAAAAGTTTAAAAATTTGAGCACTTCATTTCCAGCAGGGGGAGCTAGCTCCCCCTGCTGGAAGAACAATAAATCAATATCTTTGTTTAATTATACTATGTCCTAAAAAGGGGAGGGTTACACTAACTTTTAAATTGTACTATACTTATATTTGATTGGAATATTATTAAATTTGGTTGCTAATAATTAAATCTACTCATATGAATAAAACATAGCCATAGACTCTTCTTTTATTGGTCGGAATACTGTTTATTCTGAAAGTAGGTTATTACCATTTTTCTCAAATAGTTGAAATTAATTTTACTTCACTGTTAAACAACCTGAATTTCATCAATTATTAAAATCTGAATAAAATGAAAAAGTTAAACATATTAGACCACTACTTGAAAGGGATACTTATTATATCTATATCCGCAGTTTTTATTAAATGCGATTCTACTGATTTAGTAGAGCCAATTAGTGGCGACAAATGTTATGAAGGTGAGGCTATTCATGCTTTTTGTCCTAGCTTCCTGGTAGTGAATGTTAGAAATGGCAACATAGGTCAAAAATGGACATTTAATGGCAAAAGATATAATAACGCTCTATTGATAAAAAATGCAGGAAGGTCTGATGCCAGCACAGATACAAATAGTATAACACCAAGCAGTAAAGTATATTTCCAGGTCGATGTAGATGCAACAAATAATAACGAGAATTGCCAGATTATAGCGCCATGTCTACAATGGGCAGAAGAAAGATCATCACCAGCAAAAAGTGTATGTGTAAAATTCATATCCAACCAAAAATGCAATAGTATATGAAAAATGTAAGTGAACTTTTTCTGAGTCTTCTTTTTATGATTTAAGGGTTAAAATCATTTTCGCAAACTCCATACATGTCTATTGAGAAATTTTCATTAACACGCATCTCAGGAGTTCTGACACTCTTTCTGTTATTTTCAGCCTGCGATCGTGATATCCCTATTCATGACACGGAGGAGTGTATTTCAAGGGTAATAGTTGGAGAAAAGTGTGGCGTTTTGGGTTTTAAACCCGATAAAAAAGGGGCGTTGGGTGCACGGGTTTGGGAGAAAAAGATCAACGATCAACAAGACTTGATACGAATTGAGAATGTCATTGGGGTCATAGGTCTTCCTATTGAATATAAAGAAAATGAGCGATTTTTTTTAAAACTCAGAAATGCTACAGAAGAAGAACAGCTTAGCATTGCTTGTTATCTGGACTTACCTGGACCACCCACACCTATCTACATAGTCATAAATCAAAATTCATTTAATTGTCCTAATTAATAAACTTAAAACGCCATGAAAAAATTACATTTTACTATCATCTTATTATGTTGTTTCTTTATTCAACTTACTTACCTAATAGCTCGATAAAAACTTGGACACAAAACTAAGTTAACAATTAATTAGATTTGTGTATGTCAAAACATCGAAAAACATGGAGTTTGGAGGAGAAAGAGAAGATTGTACTTCATTCTATCCAGCACGGCGTAAGTTCTTCATCGCGAGAATTTGGGGTTTCTACTGTGAGTATTTATAATTGGAAAGAGAAATTTGAGAAGTTAGGCAAAAGTGGCTTGGAAGCAGGAGCAATGACAGATGCCGAGCGTGAACTCAAACAATTACGTCGTGAAAACGAAGCTCTAAAAAGGATAGTTGCT harbors:
- a CDS encoding transposase; amino-acid sequence: MSKHRKTWSLEEKEKIVLHSIQHGVSSSSREFGVSTVSIYNWKEKFEKLGKSGLEAGAMTDAERELKQLRRENEALKRIVAEKELAIQIKDSLLKKSQSLKK